Proteins co-encoded in one Pelobates fuscus isolate aPelFus1 chromosome 5, aPelFus1.pri, whole genome shotgun sequence genomic window:
- the TMEM252 gene encoding transmembrane protein 252, with protein sequence MKIKTSVYTVLRFSLLIIGFSLVCLGAFYVSSSYVCNCKREIIVAYTLLPAGFILLLVGVFWSTYHEANHKSLFHNMIRRIHSQQEVHIETIDRPDFYPPSYDSVIQEIQLQPDSNDDVIAAEEYLNIPPPLYTESSMDIVNETYSSQELPPSYEASVQPTNSDTGSSTEGDSCPIHVNIVETSN encoded by the exons ATGAAGATAAAAACAAGCGTGTACACAGTGCTTCGGTTCTCCCTACTAATTATTGGGTTCTCTCTGGTCTGCCTGGGAGCCTTCTATGTATCTTCCAGCTATGTATGTAATTGTAAAAGAGAGATAATCGTGGCATACACTTTGTTGCCAGCAGGATTTATTCTGCTTTTAGTTGGAGTTTTTTGGAGCACATATCATGAGGCCAATCACAAAAGTCTGTTCCATAATATGATCAGGCGAATCCACAGTCAACAAGAAGTACATATCGAGACAATAGACAg ACCAGATTTCTATCCACCCTCATATGACAGTGTAATTCAAGAAATTCAGTTACAACCAGACAGCAATGACGATGTAATTGCAGCTGAAGAATACCTGAATATTCCTCCTCCATTATACACAGAGAGCTCCATGGACATTGTGAATGAAACCTACTCCAGCCAAGAGCTTCCACCCTCATACGAAGCATCGGTGCAGCCAACCAACTCAGACACGGGATCCAGCACAGAAGGGGACTCTTGTCCAATCCATGTAAATATTGTGGAAACAAGTAACTGA